From [Clostridium] symbiosum, a single genomic window includes:
- a CDS encoding restriction endonuclease — protein MRTYDYNEKLSWADFQNLACEVVQQREHVRLQTFKDTADGGADGLWFDETSTLVVQAKKYKEFKTLYRELKNIELLKVKKLNPDRYILVVSLELGKHEADKIYQLFEGYIKTSGDLITKNELNRLLAEKEYRRIEKDYTRLWLPDTSVIEEVLSEIVHKGARNRNTNAYRKALDTSRTFVQTQTYNHALAKLDANHTIVISGEPGMGKTTLAYILALEFLSVRGYEGFIWAETVEEIEAGWEYSDQRQVFILDDYWGSTFYKETGRKATRKLEELIYRVKADENKRLIITSREYIVQQEISRSPELKDIIGRLKLECVLKDYSAAEKAKILFAHLYASELETEYLEDILFHCDNIVENEGYSPRIIEKFLKQSDCGEFSPQEYTEELLGYLDYPENFWNEIFMELTEEARMIALITAISYVPISLDDIRNTFGKYVQLYAADRKMKSFEACISELEKTFVTTYWDEEILITFDNPSIIDFLFSFLEQNQEYYIPKLSRSASFYNQLLMLLDRDLCKDVEIIREIEQRAVDEFYNLPMKLSDFGDIEVGESDIDEGSHWAGRAFHLLRVSKLQKRGPVWDFIRDFINTFFEQLGLNELFDGIDELIDFVGLVHLCEKNGLHLNGQEIMEQYWSCSFLAAHYTYFSELGKIYPNEFKERRENYVQFMKKNIKDIILYSLDYLDELDYPWQLDMLVDDIPRILKEFGLRYTRKYKMQIKMIAGRYYEEIKRDKNFDKSSDWTPEPEEEDYGKAKREGYELLLGEKNGALAREECVELIKKLKFCPEMEEELLSIVESGKPWYIGEMLETEEMLSAVKDMMDSMGLKKMPRSVDAFMNLLIYQILDGDTDTADAFLGFCTDYMLDLLLYNASYRVSERKFRKLEDYEKYVAGNQELEELLFRTVLVKNGKWVETRNELLMIYCCGRALVNGEDFDRGIFFEYGTLLSDSFENFRDGSMAVYSPVLNGGFKRNYEWERQLALLFRELDEERFYQNYVIPQVEQFLDGYRRGEERITGFLKEIRLQIKTGRDNEIYSDMMTVPDVIILVENLEIAQITGVFKDKLTKKEIKCLTGRKSICKKQKDKTVISVFQENNMEFLKKCGVYGIVDEFFNDLECFVNEFCSRNGMQSGLQTGLLSGNSQPESAREQSEGI, from the coding sequence ATGAGAACATACGATTATAATGAGAAATTGAGCTGGGCCGATTTTCAGAATCTGGCGTGCGAAGTGGTCCAGCAGCGCGAGCATGTCCGGCTTCAGACGTTTAAGGACACCGCTGACGGCGGGGCCGACGGACTGTGGTTTGACGAAACATCCACGCTGGTGGTACAGGCCAAAAAGTATAAGGAATTTAAGACATTATACAGGGAACTGAAAAACATTGAACTTTTAAAGGTTAAAAAGCTGAATCCGGACCGTTATATCCTCGTTGTCTCACTGGAACTGGGGAAACATGAGGCCGATAAAATTTATCAGTTATTTGAGGGTTATATCAAAACAAGCGGGGATCTTATCACGAAGAATGAGCTGAACCGTCTGCTGGCGGAAAAAGAATACCGCCGGATCGAGAAGGATTATACCAGACTGTGGCTCCCTGATACGTCCGTCATAGAGGAGGTTCTTTCCGAGATTGTCCACAAGGGCGCGCGGAACCGCAATACGAACGCCTACCGCAAGGCTCTCGATACCAGCAGAACATTTGTCCAGACGCAGACTTACAACCATGCGCTGGCGAAACTGGACGCCAACCATACGATCGTGATTTCGGGTGAGCCGGGGATGGGCAAGACGACACTGGCTTATATTCTTGCGCTTGAATTTCTGTCTGTGCGGGGGTATGAGGGATTTATCTGGGCCGAGACGGTAGAGGAGATTGAGGCCGGATGGGAGTACTCCGATCAGAGGCAGGTCTTTATCCTGGATGACTACTGGGGCAGCACATTTTACAAAGAGACCGGGAGGAAGGCGACAAGAAAGCTGGAAGAACTGATTTACCGGGTAAAGGCCGATGAAAATAAGCGGCTGATTATTACGTCTAGGGAGTATATTGTCCAGCAGGAAATCAGCAGGAGCCCGGAGCTTAAGGACATCATAGGCAGGCTTAAGCTGGAATGTGTCCTTAAGGATTACAGTGCCGCCGAGAAAGCAAAAATACTGTTTGCCCATCTGTATGCGTCGGAGCTTGAAACGGAATATCTGGAGGACATCTTATTTCACTGTGATAATATTGTTGAAAATGAGGGATACAGCCCGCGTATAATAGAGAAATTTTTAAAACAGAGTGACTGTGGGGAGTTTTCACCGCAGGAGTACACGGAGGAACTGCTGGGATATCTGGATTATCCGGAGAATTTCTGGAATGAAATATTTATGGAGCTTACGGAGGAGGCGAGAATGATCGCCCTGATTACTGCGATCTCCTATGTACCGATCAGTCTGGACGATATCAGAAATACGTTCGGAAAGTATGTCCAGTTGTATGCGGCCGACAGGAAAATGAAGTCCTTTGAGGCCTGCATCTCAGAGCTGGAGAAAACCTTTGTCACAACATATTGGGACGAAGAGATTCTGATTACGTTTGATAACCCGTCTATTATTGATTTTCTGTTCTCTTTTCTGGAACAGAACCAGGAATACTATATTCCGAAATTAAGCAGGTCGGCATCTTTTTACAACCAGCTTCTGATGCTTCTGGATAGGGATCTCTGCAAAGACGTGGAAATCATCCGGGAGATTGAGCAGAGGGCCGTCGACGAGTTTTATAACCTGCCGATGAAGCTTTCTGATTTTGGCGATATTGAGGTCGGGGAATCCGATATTGACGAGGGAAGTCACTGGGCCGGCCGGGCCTTTCATTTGCTGCGGGTCTCGAAATTACAGAAGCGGGGCCCGGTATGGGACTTTATCAGGGACTTTATCAATACATTTTTTGAACAGCTGGGGCTGAATGAGTTATTTGATGGAATAGATGAGTTAATCGATTTTGTCGGTTTGGTGCATTTATGCGAAAAGAACGGCCTTCATCTTAATGGGCAGGAAATCATGGAGCAGTACTGGTCCTGTTCGTTCCTGGCTGCACATTATACATACTTCAGTGAGTTAGGTAAAATTTATCCGAACGAGTTTAAAGAACGGCGTGAGAACTACGTTCAGTTTATGAAAAAGAATATCAAGGATATCATTCTTTACAGCCTTGATTATCTGGATGAGCTTGATTATCCCTGGCAGCTGGACATGCTGGTGGATGATATTCCGCGTATTCTGAAGGAATTCGGCCTCAGGTACACACGGAAATATAAGATGCAGATTAAAATGATTGCCGGACGGTATTACGAGGAGATTAAAAGAGACAAAAACTTCGACAAATCTTCCGACTGGACTCCGGAGCCGGAAGAGGAGGACTACGGTAAGGCTAAGCGGGAGGGATATGAGCTGCTGCTTGGAGAAAAGAATGGAGCGCTCGCCCGGGAAGAATGCGTGGAGCTTATCAAAAAGCTGAAGTTTTGTCCGGAGATGGAGGAGGAGCTGCTCTCCATTGTAGAGAGCGGAAAACCCTGGTACATCGGCGAGATGCTGGAAACCGAAGAGATGCTTTCGGCGGTAAAAGATATGATGGACAGTATGGGCCTTAAAAAGATGCCCCGCAGTGTGGATGCCTTTATGAACCTGCTTATTTATCAGATACTGGATGGGGATACTGATACTGCAGACGCCTTTTTGGGCTTTTGTACCGATTACATGCTGGATCTTCTGCTTTACAATGCGAGCTACCGGGTGAGTGAGAGAAAATTCAGAAAACTGGAGGATTATGAAAAATACGTCGCCGGGAATCAGGAGCTGGAGGAGCTCCTGTTCAGAACCGTTCTTGTGAAAAATGGAAAATGGGTCGAGACTCGGAACGAGCTGCTCATGATATACTGCTGCGGCAGGGCTCTTGTGAATGGAGAAGATTTTGACAGAGGGATTTTCTTCGAGTATGGGACGTTGCTTTCGGATTCATTTGAAAATTTCCGGGACGGCAGTATGGCGGTTTATAGTCCTGTACTGAATGGCGGTTTTAAACGCAATTATGAATGGGAACGGCAGCTTGCCCTTTTATTCCGGGAGTTGGATGAAGAACGGTTTTACCAGAATTATGTGATTCCACAGGTGGAACAATTCCTGGACGGTTACAGGCGGGGAGAAGAGCGGATAACCGGCTTTCTGAAAGAAATCCGTCTGCAGATCAAAACCGGGCGCGACAATGAGATTTACAGTGATATGATGACGGTTCCCGATGTAATTATTCTGGTTGAAAATCTGGAGATAGCCCAAATAACCGGTGTGTTTAAAGATAAACTGACAAAGAAGGAGATAAAGTGCCTGACCGGCAGAAAGTCCATCTGCAAGAAGCAAAAAGATAAGACGGTCATCTCCGTGTTTCAGGAGAATAATATGGAATTTCTGAAGAAATGTGGCGTTTATGGTATTGTTGATGAATTCTTCAATGATTTGGAATGTTTTGTGAATGAGTTCTGTAGCCGGAACGGGATGCAGAGCGGGTTACAAACCGGATTATTATCCGGAAATTCTCAGCCGGAATCCGCGCGCGAGCAGAGTGAAGGTATATGA
- a CDS encoding MATE family efflux transporter, with the protein MDETPVWKQLIKLSAPVMLALLIQSIYNIVDSYFVARYSEEGLTALSIIFPIQLLMTALATGTGVGINILISRLDGEGETKPQKNIIAAGFLLSVLGALLFIAAGMPGIRIYYQISSAQALVREYGIQYAQIIFAFSLGMFIEAAGTKVLQARSDMVLPMCAQVAGAAVNIVLDPVLIFGYFGLPVMGIRGAAVATVIGQWAAMAIVMAGFIKRYSMPFGRVNLHYCTRVLRAGAPSIIMQCLYTVYIVGLNLILKIFSEDAVTVLGIYYKLQTFFFIPLLGLQQVILPLLSFSYGAGRKDRVDSILRCSFVLSGVIMVAAAACFMAIPELLLGIFSSRPEILKIGGTAFRIIALSFIPSAFGLIFVVYFQGVDRGKESIFLILLRQVLLLVPVA; encoded by the coding sequence ATGGATGAGACACCGGTATGGAAGCAGCTGATCAAGTTGTCGGCCCCGGTTATGCTGGCATTGTTAATTCAATCGATTTATAACATCGTGGACAGTTATTTTGTTGCAAGGTATTCGGAGGAGGGGCTGACGGCTCTGTCCATTATATTTCCGATCCAGCTTTTGATGACGGCCCTGGCTACGGGTACGGGCGTGGGAATTAATATCCTGATTTCGAGGCTGGATGGGGAAGGTGAGACAAAACCGCAGAAAAATATCATAGCGGCCGGATTCCTGCTGAGCGTATTGGGCGCCCTGCTTTTTATCGCCGCGGGAATGCCCGGGATCAGAATTTATTATCAGATTTCATCGGCGCAGGCGCTTGTGAGGGAATACGGGATTCAGTATGCTCAGATTATCTTTGCATTTTCACTGGGAATGTTTATCGAGGCGGCCGGAACTAAGGTATTGCAGGCCAGGAGCGATATGGTGCTGCCCATGTGCGCCCAGGTGGCGGGGGCAGCGGTGAATATTGTTCTGGATCCTGTTCTGATATTCGGTTATTTCGGATTGCCGGTGATGGGGATCAGGGGGGCCGCAGTTGCAACCGTGATCGGCCAGTGGGCGGCTATGGCGATCGTGATGGCCGGGTTTATCAAACGGTATTCCATGCCCTTTGGACGGGTGAACCTGCATTACTGCACCAGAGTCCTGAGGGCGGGAGCGCCCTCGATTATTATGCAATGTCTGTATACGGTGTACATAGTGGGACTGAACCTGATTCTGAAAATTTTCTCCGAGGATGCGGTTACCGTTCTTGGAATCTATTATAAACTTCAGACCTTCTTTTTTATCCCGCTTCTGGGACTTCAGCAGGTTATACTGCCCCTGTTAAGTTTCAGTTACGGTGCGGGGAGAAAGGATCGGGTGGACAGTATCCTGCGCTGCTCTTTTGTGCTCTCGGGAGTGATTATGGTGGCCGCAGCCGCGTGTTTTATGGCCATCCCGGAATTATTGCTGGGGATCTTTTCGTCCAGGCCGGAGATTCTTAAGATCGGCGGCACCGCGTTCAGAATCATAGCGCTGAGTTTTATCCCGTCGGCGTTCGGGCTGATCTTTGTGGTTTATTTCCAGGGGGTGGATCGGGGAAAAGAGAGTATCTTTCTCATTCTGCTGCGTCAGGTTCTTCTGCTTGTGCCCGTAGCCTAG